The window ACAAGACTATAATACGTGATTTCCAAAGACTTTTTCTcatcttaataaattaatcctCGATAATCCTTTTAATTACCTATTCGTTATATCAATAacgactataaataaaaaaacagctaagaaaatacatttttgttactaCCTTATTTTTACGTACTACTTAAAACACGAAAATAAATCCAAATTGGATCCTCTATCCTACCTGCCAACGTATAATCAAAATGTACtctaacaaaaatgaaataactcttataaaaatatactctatgtttaagagaaaatacattcacagaaacaataaattattcctaCATGGAAAATTAATGTACAAATTCAAtaagtaacaatttatttccaGAGATTTCCGAGTATCTCACGTTTTATCCCATCATCTATACACCAACACGCTCATGGACTTGGAGATTAGTTCCCTAGAACCTTTCCTGTTCTACAATCCGAGAAGAGACAAACCATTACATGCGAAGTTGGGATTTATTACCGAAATTTTCTGTTTCCCTTTTGTTTTCTTGTTAAGTTTCACGAAAAGGTAagacaagtttattttaattacctcTTTTAAAAGCTTAATTCGTTCAATCTGTGAACAGTTGTTTTGATCGTAATTATATCACTGCTGTTTACGTAATGCTcttatataattgtattttctGATAGATACGCTACGTTTCGTTTTTTATCATATGTTTTTGAATAACACTCACCCGTGACTATTACTTACGAACCAGTTCTATATGTGTGTACTTAAATGTATGTTCAGATTGAATACACGATTTTTTATTCACGCGAATACATTATACTTTGGATTACTTGAAGTTCTGGCATAGATAACACTATTAGCAATCCAATGTAATTCCCGTACAATATATGTAagatatttagataataaacatCGAAAGCAACATTTGAAAGGTATGGAAGCAAACATCTACCTCAcctttaacattaattaatttataataaaaatacgtttttatttcagatttGTCTCCATATTCCGTCATCAAGGTTTCTTGAGAAGACATCTTCGATGGCACGATGCCATAGGTTTACTCCTTCCAGTGTGGATGTGGATAAATTCCGGGGCACCATTGTTGCATGTCATTTCTACGTGGTTGTATATCAATTGTACTGGCAGTCTTATATTCTATTCGATCGCAGTGAATGCAGCACACCATCATCCTGATGCCATCAAGGATGGAGATCAACCTAtgtaagaaagaaaatataaatatcaatattattggTCAATTCACGCACGGTCATGCCATTCCAAACTCAGCTgagcttgtgctatggtaaccaaacaGCTGGTATCATacttaaataattctaaatacatatttaaagagATAAATTTACAACGAGGCTCCGACCAGAATAAACACTCGTGCTTATCATACGAATATTTGTCtcggatgggattcgaacccgccacacgcggcccTTCCATCATTGTAGCCAGGCGACCTCGTTAACTACTGCGTTAGACGTGCagttaaattattaacaaaaaaatacatctgACAAGAATTTTTAAACTCTTAATTGTCAATAATACTTATGTTTGGCCATAATTTTTCTCAATTATCTAAAGGGCAGCATCCTATTACTACATgtttacaaaattgttaatGGAATCACCAATCTGCCAACCATTATGTTAATTTTTCCTTGAGGAAGAAGGTTGTTTCCTTGAGAGCCTTTAGCCTTGAACccaatattaattttgaaagcaTAAATAGCATAGGCATATAACTTTCGTTTGAGGAAGAATTACGTCATGCTTTCAGGTCGGAAACGCCAGATTGGGGCATGCATCAAGTTGAAGCTCTTCTGGACCGTAAGGACGTAAACGCCAACACTTTTGCAGTAGTCACTTTATTTGGTGACCACGCACTCCATCACATGTTCCCAACTTTGGATCACGCTCTCTTAAAGTACCTGCATCCTATCTTCATCGACCTTTGTGAGAAGTACCAAGCGAATTACAGGGTCTCGACCCAATTCAAAATGGTGCTCGGACAGATAAAGGAAACAATGCGTACGGAATTCAAAACTGTTGAAGAAACTCATCCGAACATTCGCAGGCGTAAAGCAGACCAAAGTAAATTGGTTCAGTGAATTTGgtgcaacaaaaaaaagttgGGTATCGAAGTAAAttcatttcaattatttatttattttatgagtatttgttgataaaaaatcaataaagcGATTGTAGCCTTTATATGTAAAACTTTGtgatattttcattataactCAGTtcattatcaaaacaaaattgaaacaaaaacaccAAAAATCCATTATTATCATAAACCTAACTTTTAAATAGTACTTTAATTCAGTATGCCCCCTTGCAAACGGAACTGGGGCCAAAAACGGTACTCGTTACTTCGTCATGTAAATTATATAGTTCCCGCAAGGATTCTAAAGAGTTAGTTTCCCATGTATGAGAAATTACTTCACTAACACATATTTGGAagtacattaattatattatcaaagtGATATCCGTGAGACACTTTCTACGTAAACtgtaataattatgttactATGTTATTGCTGAAACGTTTTGCTTTCTTTGATAAGGGTCGATCCGAACTAAATACAATGGAATACgataaattaaaagataaaagtagaactaaaattatgtataattttaattttgcgtAAAGATTTTACTTATTCAAactatgttattatatttcataccTAAGTTTAAGATCTACTGCAATGTTAAAtagtttaatgaaataaagttttctACTAGACCGATTCATTTCAAACCACAGTAGCATCTGTAAACTCCTGAGCCAACCGAAACGTGGCTTTGTATACGAGTAGTACTAAGTAGAAAAGTTGTAGAagaaactaaaattaaacaactCAACGGCGACTCGCGGCGCGGTCGCGTTATTTCGCTACTTCAAGCCGTTTGTCGCCGCGTTTAACTTATCGTGTTATTTATTCGCGTTGTCTGAATTAACCCTTAAACACGGAAGACTGTCTTTCAGAAACTGCCAATTAATTTAGCTAATCACCGAGTAATATTGATTAAAAGGATCGTTACTGTTACCGGAGACACTAATgatgtttttgtaactttatccTCCAGTGAgatgaattttcaaaaatactttttccatTTATTTCTCTATTCTCTACAAAAGCTGTAAAGAAACTTGTCTCTGTGCCGCGATCGGCAATCGGCTACCGATCGTGTGGTCTGGGGTACGGCTAATGTATGTTAAGAATATTTGACTTgcccggagtttgataacgcgcccggtatatggcaataggctcgcctccaTTGCAAATTGTTAAGGGCAAATCTcgggtgtatttcgtacacctctgcaTACACATTCGAGtattacaggcgtgatattacgtaaaagtcataatgtttttattttattgaaaaccgACACATCATTCTCGAAAAGATATCACGgggaacaaaaatatttactcatatTTTCCCCAAAAACTTTTCACTTAATTTCCCTCGTATGAGTTGCTTCATAAACTGAACAAGTATTGTTAGTTTATTATCCAATTTCCGTAACCTGTGACTCCCCTCTTATTTTGAATACACAGGTCGAACTTATCTCCAGATCTGGCAATATATTCCACACAAATTGGCCATTCATCCTTGTACAACCATGAATTATTATTGAACGTACGCCCTCTGGATAAACATGCTTATTTTGACGTGCTCACTAAAATTAAGATATTTCTCATTTCACTTAAGATTGGATATTAGATGTTTAAGTTAAtcgttcatatttttttcatggtATAGATAACATATATTAATGTATCCTTAAATTGCTTAGTAATGTGATCAAAACGAAATACTGCAGTGAAAACTCAAGAAGATCTCGAAATTTTCGGGCATGGCAGAATCTCGGCCTTGATGCCTTGATCCCGGCCGGCACATCAACGAAGACAGTAGTCATAGACAAATACCTACCTGTATGTTTTCATATGCCgcttcaaaattatattattaaatacgaaAGCGAGAAAATGAATTCGAATCTCACTGCACAAAGATATGACAATATTAAGCAGGCAAAGTTATAAAATCTTGTAGTTTAAATAAGATCTTGTGTTATGCCTCTAAACTTTCGAAGATATTTGTGTTAGGTTTTATTTGTTCACGCATATTTTTCGATCAAAACTTTGTTCTGTAATCAAATTTAAGTCGGCCTATCTTCAAAAGATTATAGTAAGTAACAAAGTTTTACATCATTCAATGGagaatttattatgataaattgtaTGAATAGTTTTATGAACATATTTAGAACTAAAGACTagcaaatacaataaacatttattctaCAAAATACCTTAAGATTACTAGGAATTCATATCATACCTAATTTCTATTGGAAACAAAACAAGTActtgaacaaaattttatattaaaatggaaCAACTTTATCAGATTTATAACATCAGGCAAAATAATTTcgttacatacaaaaatacttatcaaTATTTCGCTCCCACACTTTTTCGTCCCACGCAACTTGATCCAATGATTTAAGCAAcgaaacgtatatttttttcaagttgagaaataaaaaacaaacagtgCAAGTGAAGCCCGTAGAAAGGAACAAAGGGCTACCGACTGCTCTTTATTGTTTGCCTCACAATATAAAAACCTCCTTTCACGTCAAACGACttgaacgaaaaaaaaatacctgtaaaagcaaattattttcatttcgcGATGAAATAACGCCGTGGTAATGACAACCGGGCTGGTAATGCTATATAGtggatttattacttttttgttgatCTGGGATTAAGGAAAACGGATCTTTTTCAATTGGAACGACTTTTTCCTATTTTATCGCCATGTTTTGTTTGGTGAGTGAAATTTACAGTACTTATAATTCAAATACACGCAATTTTCGATCTTTCGACTACAGATTCGATGTATCTAACAGAAAAAATCAggatttgttaataaaaaaatcggaTAAGTACCCAAAACGAAATTGTAGAACGAGACAgaagtaaatagaaaatacataggtacaaagatgatatatttacacaaaacccactatggtacgatccttacaaatttcccttgcttcattaatatccatacatcttgtttgatgcttttttttaatttcaacgttttcacaatataatatttttgttttaatataaactcACTTTTTAAGGACCATTCGTGATTTTAAAAGTTTCTGTACAACTATTTGTAACCTAATTAAAGTTCTCTCATAGGACCTATTTAGCATAATGTTGTTTGTGTGTAATGACAATAAAATGCTCCTTTAAGAGCAATAATACAAAGTTTTGTGGTACTATACACGTTTGTTATAATGCAGTAATGTGTACTATTAGAGTGCAGAAGCGAGATTTTCTACACACAGTGATATGGATTTGCAAACAGTTGACAtccaagattttatttttgttgatacctcccaagcaagtggttgcaggttcaaacctgaaatattttaaattcacagAACGCTCTTTCCTAACAGAGACATAAAAAACTGTCTATTTAATTCGCAGTCCGTCTATGTtagtttttatagattttcgAGAAACAGGTGCAGCAAAATTCAAATCAAACACCGACCACAAACTAGATCGTGGTTTTTAAATCCAGTAAATATCAAagactaaaaacaaaaatattcggCACAGTTAAATTTAAAGCTGTATATttgtttgagttttttttataaaacaacatgtAATGTAACGAATAATTGTGGTAAAATTCAAGTGACGtgactataatatttttggtaaataaacatGCAATATTCTACCCAAAAATGTATTCACTTTGCATAAGCGTGCGACCGCAACAAAATGATGTAATTAAATCACATTAAACTATCAACGAGCACATATCAATGTATACAATTTAAagtatactttaaataataaaaaaaaccctttATATGCTGAAATCGAGCAATGTcgttaagtaataataatgtcctcctagccgatatacggctacggcggtcagctTCATttaaactggccatctgtgcaggactttgtttatagtgtccaagtgtgtgcacaatacacaggtacactctctattccaccactctcatagtctggtgggacggataaccgacaagaccagtgagaggtcaggcgcaggaccgacggctttacgtgttctccgaggtacggaggtcttcgacctcaactttcCAACTCCGGgaaatctctaagaaattctaaatagaaaatctcagaaaatactttttggcccgacccaggattcgaacctgagacctctcacacggcagccgcatatactaacAACCGCGCCAAAGAGACAGTTGTCGATAAGTAATGGCTGTAAATCAATCGTTTCAGTAAATCAATCTATAAGTTTCACATTGCAGTATACCTATTAAAGAATGATGAAATGGTCCATAGTTCGTTTACCCTAGTCCAGTAgcgtcgagtatcaaaagtttgacattaaaaatgtactgccaaattagtttccacggagcccggtagagacgataaacagattttcgtgtaaaatttctcgatcgCTCGCCGGTCGCGatggtcgatagtagtaaagaatcgagctacagtacatcgtctcaaaataaattgtgtgcTTTTCATTTTCCCGATCCATACAAGAACTATCCCCGGTGCACATTACTTTCGAACTTTGAATACAAACATGTTTTCGAATAGTTAACTTATCATTTCGAATAGTTTACTCATTCACTCGATAGTTGAGTGACCAACGCTCTGATACTGACTCGGGTTCAATTTAAACTGATATGcgttttgttattttgacaCCCGTGTCATTATGTGCATACTTACTTCGTACAAACAATGACTAGTAAAATTAACGTTGTTTTTTGTCCACTTTAGTTTTATCGTCAACTGTACCTGTTGAGGAAAATCGTTACCGTTATACGTCATGTATATGGCAGCTATTCAGAAACATTgctttttctataatatttttttactcattgaagcatattatttgtatgttcaTAAAGCAAAAATTACATAAACTTTCTTAGGAACAAAATAACGAGGAATACTTTCGGctaaaatgtgtattattatgGAACTACATCTATTCTAAGTaatactgtagcgcaattctctacagtcgatattgtcgagtatcgaaactttgacatttaaaatgacattaaagtactgccaaaataattctaagggagtccgctagaggcgctaaacagatttttatttttatctcgcTAGCTCGCCcattgtcggcagtcgatagaaGTAGGGAATCGTGGAATACAGGACACTTCTATTATAACGTTAATCTCTCACAAACCATATTGTGGACAGCAATCATTATTTAAACCAAACTGCAGTGTCAACTACTCTGCTCAATTTCCTATTGATCATGTTATTTGGTAACGTATACACGTGTGACACCTGCTCGTTCTATGATTACTATTATCAATGCATAAACCCGTACGGTTGAATAGTCAGGGCGTGCACAGACGTCGGCTCGGGGCtcgatgtttgttactcaatcacacttGATGCTGGACGTATTTCCACGAAATATCGGAGAGGTTGCACGTGTTAGACTATTGAATATGATTATCTGTTCGTAGACTTAGTTATGTGGGATTCAACTCTGCATTTGAAGAAAGGCTGATGAAACATGacaaactaaaatgttataagtcaaatattctttatttcataaactttaacaagtatttgaaatcgtcaaaatattttttatccaccaccgtttcggaaaaactgttgctcgtgagaagaaacggcaagaaactcacggcttgctctttttaaatgtcaatatttccaaattaataacaatgtcataataatgaaatataacaaattaataacaatgtcataatatcaaattgtaatacattattttgaaatagacttggtagaagcagcacagtcccaagctttgttatcataatatttgCCTTTGACTTTGACTATAATATAATGATGATAACGAGAAAGTTTAGCAGTCATCTTTTGAGGTATCTAATACTAGATACGTCCACGTAAAATCAgttctcggggtaaaaagtagcctacgtgttgatttaggttataaaatatatgtgcaCGAGATTTCATGACAATCCGATATactagtttttgcgtgaaaagtaacgaaactacatacatacatcaatccttacaaactttgcATTTATATTACTAGTAGGACATGAATCACGTAGAATCAAACTTACTAAGCCTAGTTCAATGTCAATTCTATTCCATTGTTAAAAGTAGACATATGTGTATAGATATGTTatgtgcaataaaaaataacgagGGTATTCGCATGTGCCCACTGTCCGACAGATGGAACTCCATTACTGCGTAAACGagtttttttagtttcataatAGTCATAGCTCGTAAGATAGATACAGCTAGCCTAATTTTATTCAGAGAATGGCCGTTTACGAGAGATCATATTTCGACCgaaatgaaaaatgttgtttttctcAGAAGCATTTCCCTGAAgtataaacttttgttttataagcTTATTTAGTGGGTCTGTGGTAGTACAGTTTCTCTTTGTTACAAGAGGAATGTTAGTCGTTTAATTTATAGCCTTATGTgaagcaattttaattttataacctGTAAAATTAACACCTCGTGTGAGATTGAATTTCAAAATCACTCATTTCTGAAATTGGTCTGATCATGACTCCG of the Anticarsia gemmatalis isolate Benzon Research Colony breed Stoneville strain chromosome 6, ilAntGemm2 primary, whole genome shotgun sequence genome contains:
- the LOC142973875 gene encoding cytochrome b5-related protein-like, yielding MPPHSEWGTVAQKRVDAKTTHVTFPQLKYPSLRDDGMRDPIQWLAGKVMDDGAEGLWRIHDKLYDLTRFIKRHPGGEEWLELTKGTDITEAFESHHLNPATEKILTQYYIRDAKTPRNSPFTFKEDGFYKTLKRAAFEELKKIPKDASKSADRITDGLFISLLISSAVACWVENSAAANFWYAYASISLALLTVAGHNFIHRRTNWRMYLFNMSMWSYRDFRVSHVLSHHLYTNTLMDLEISSLEPFLFYNPRRDKPLHAKLGFITEIFCFPFVFLLSFTKRFVSIFRHQGFLRRHLRWHDAIGLLLPVWMWINSGAPLLHVISTWLYINCTGSLIFYSIAVNAAHHHPDAIKDGDQPMSETPDWGMHQVEALLDRKDVNANTFAVVTLFGDHALHHMFPTLDHALLKYLHPIFIDLCEKYQANYRVSTQFKMVLGQIKETMRTEFKTVEETHPNIRRRKADQSKLVQ